A segment of the Gemmatimonadota bacterium genome:
AACACGACTTCCGAACGCCCGATATGCGTGCGATCATCACCGGGACCATAGGTATTGGCGCAGTCGATCAAATTTATGCCCAGGTCTATCGCCCGCTCAATAACCCTTTGCCCTTCTGCCTCATCTGCCTGTCCGCGAAATCCCAGACCCAGTGCCAGCCGACTTACTTTCACACCTGCTGAACCAAAATTGACATATTCCATAATATGTGCTCCCATTAATTATTCATATTTTCGCCAATAAAATTGGGGCGAGTTTATCTCTTGTTTTGTCTGCCCAGGCTTGCAGGTGGGTTTTTAAATTTGCAACGGTTTCAGAGCTTGCCATTTCTTGCCAGCGATTTTGACGTTCACCCGAGTCGCTGGGCAAGTGATACAGTTCGGGTTTTCGCACAGTTGACAAAATCAGTTTCCAATCGCCTGATACCACACACCGCTCTTCTCCTTTATCGAGTTCGGGCTGATTGGGGCCTTCGCCTTTTTTATCGATAAAGGGCGTATTTACTATGACAAGTGCCTCGCGTCCTGTTTTGCCACCCTGTCGAATTGAATCGCTGAGGTCTATACCATCGAGGCCCTCGGAGACTACATATCCCAGGAGGCCGAGAATCGTCGGTATCAAATCGACCGAACTGATGAGGGATTCGTCGATTTCGCCACTGGAAATCGCTGAAGGAAATCGCATGAGCAGGGGGATGCGCGCGACAGTATCATAACAGAGGCGTTTGCTGTGGTCATTCCACCGGTGGTCAAAGAGGTGACCGTGTTCGGAGGTAAAGACGACGAGGGTATTTTCTGCTATTCCACTGTCATCGAGTGTTTTCAACAGGTCGCCAACTGCATCGTCAATCGCTGTACACATCGCGTAGTATTTGCGCCGTTTTTCGTCCTCGGGGTAGAGTTTTTGATAAAGTGCTTCGTATTTTTCGGGGACAGAATAAGGCGGATGCGGGGGATAATAGGATACATAAGCACAGAATGGACGCGCGTCATCTTTGCGAATAAAATCAATGGCGTCTTGTGCCAGCACATCCGTTTGATACACTTTTTTGCCGTCGATTGTGTAGTAATGTCCTTGCCCACGGCCATCGCGGGGGTATGTGGGCATTGTCTCCCAGGCGTCTCTCGATGGATCTCCCAGATGCCATTTGCCAAAGTAGGCACACCGATACCCCACAGCTTTGAGGAAATCGGGAAAAAGCGGTATTTCTGGATCTATATCCCATGTGTTTTCGAGCACGCCGTGATTGTGCGGATAAAGGCCCGAGAAAATTGTGCCGCGATTTGGCGCGCAGACGGGTTGTGCGGCATAAGCTCTGTCAAATCGCATTCCGTCCGATGCCAACCGATCCAGATTGGGTGTTATAATGCCCTTTTTGCCATAACATCCCACGCCATCCCGGCGCTGTTGGTCCGTTAAGATGAATAGCAGATTGGGAGGCTCTGCGGTAGCCGCGCTGCCAACTGATCCTGAGAAATTTCTGCGTGATACATTTTGTGCCATATCAACTCCCATTACATTTCACCAATCGCTTACCAATATTATCACCTCGCAGCATGCCGATGAATGCCTGTGGCGCGTTTTCCAATCCCTCGACAATATCTTCCCTGTAATTGAGCCGGCCTTCCTTTAGCCAGACCGACATCTGCTGTAATCCCTCGGCGTGTTGATCTGCGAAATCGCCCACCAGGAATCCCTGCATGTGCAACCGCTTGCCAATAAAGCCGCCCATCATCCGGGGTCCCATTTCCGGCTCGATGAGGTTGTATTGTGAAATTTGTCCGCAAACGGAAATTCGGCCCCACATGTTCATGAGGGAAAAAACCGCATCGGTAATGCTTCCGCCCACGTTGTCGAAGTACACATCGACGCCATTGGGACATAAGCGTTGCAATTCGGCGCGGTAATCCGCTGTGGTTTTGTAATTGAATGCGCCATCAAAACCCAGACCGTCAATGGCATAGCCCACTTTTTCATCGCTGCCAGCTATGCCAATGGCGCGGCATCCTTTGATTTTTGCAATTTGCCCGACCAGCGATCCCACAGCACCGGCGGCTGCCGAAACCACGACGGTCTCGCCAGCTTTGGGTTTGCCGACTTCCAGTAAGCCAAAATAGGCTGTCAATCCCGGCATGCCGAGAATGCCGAGTGCGGTTGAAATGGGTCCCAGTGAAGGATCTATTTTTCGGAGGCCCTGTACTGAAGAGACCGCGTAAGCCTGCCATCCGTGATCTGCCCAGACAATATCTCCGGGCTGAAACTCAGAATGGTTGGATGCGATTACTTCGCTTACACTCCGCCCAATCATAACCGCACCAATTTCTACATTTGGCGCGTAGGATTTCCGGTCATTGATGCGCCCGCGCATGTAGGGGTCAACGGAGAGGTACTGCGTTTTCAAGAGCAGTTCCCCTTCGCCGGGTTCGGGAATGGGCGATTCTCCAATTGAGAAATCGGATGTTTTGGGATATCCGACTGGACGCGCTGCCAATCGAATTTGAATATTTTTCTCTGCCATAGAAATAGTGCTCCTGATTTTTCGGTGGTTTGGATATTTTATTCTGCATAAACCGCTTCTCGTATGCCCTTCAAATATCCGACGGCAAATAGCCGCGCGATGCCTTGTTCGTCGCCAAATTGATCATCTCCCATTTTGGGATAGTGGTCTGGGCGGCACACGCCGTCAAATCCGATGTCTCGATACGCGCGCAAACATTCGACGAGGTCTGTTTTGCCATCGTCGTGAAATGTTTCTTCAAATTTATCGGGTTGACCAACGACATCGCGGATGTGTAAGAAATGGATTTTTTTCTGTTCGCCAAAGTGCCGGATGACCGAGGGCAAATCGTCTGTCATCAGTGTAAAATTGCCCTGGCAAAGCCCAATGCCATTCATCGGACTCGGTACGAGGTCAACGAGTTTTTGGTAGTTTTCTACGTTGCTCATAATGCGCGCAATGCCGCGGATGGGCGATAGCGGTGGATCGTCGGGATGCAGGGCCAGTTTGACGTTGGCCTCTTCGGCCACGGGTACAATGCGCTCGAGAAAATACTTCAGGTTGGCCCACTGTTGTTCCTCTGTCACGGTTCCCCCGGAGATCTCTTGCTCGGCTATTGGTACGCCGTCGATATTGTGTATGGGACGCTCGGCGGGATCGCCTTGCGATGCCAGGGCATTGAGATCAAATCCACTTACATGCGCGCCGCCCCGAGATGAAATGGATCGGGATGTGCGCATGACCCCCAGAATGGGCATCCACGCATAACACCACACGGGGATTTCGAGCTTGCCCATGTTCCGAAGCAGTTCACAGACCACCTCAATTTCTTCGTCTCGTCCGGGCAATCCCAGTTTGATCTTTTCCATAGGTGGCCGCGATTCAATGACTTCAAGGGGTATTCCGGCGGCTTCATAAGCGGCTTTTGCTTTTGCCAGCGATGTGTAACTCCAGGGCTGTTCTTCTGGCTCTGCGTCCGGTTTTGGGCGCAGTGTTATGCCTCCAACCGCGCCTTCGACTCCGCATTGTTTCATGAGTGTCCACCTCTGACTGGCTTGTGGCGGTGCCAGGATAGCAATTCTCAGCATGACTATTTCCTTTCGCTGTTGGTGTTTTTGCCATTTTTACGCTGCCCAATATATGCAGACCGGATGCGACATGCTATAAAAAATCCATCGCCAGAAGCGCGCTCTAAATGGCTTTTGAGAAGCTGTGCTCTTGCATATATTGACAATGATAAAAGGCGATCACTACTCCGCATACAAGGAGGCTCTGCTATGACCTGTTGGAAAATTCTCGCTGTCATCCTGCTGTTCATATCACCTCTTTTTGCTCAGGAGCAAGCTGAAAACCGCTTCCAGAGCGCGGCGGAGCGTTTTTTTGCGCGCA
Coding sequences within it:
- a CDS encoding sulfatase-like hydrolase/transferase — translated: MGVDMAQNVSRRNFSGSVGSAATAEPPNLLFILTDQQRRDGVGCYGKKGIITPNLDRLASDGMRFDRAYAAQPVCAPNRGTIFSGLYPHNHGVLENTWDIDPEIPLFPDFLKAVGYRCAYFGKWHLGDPSRDAWETMPTYPRDGRGQGHYYTIDGKKVYQTDVLAQDAIDFIRKDDARPFCAYVSYYPPHPPYSVPEKYEALYQKLYPEDEKRRKYYAMCTAIDDAVGDLLKTLDDSGIAENTLVVFTSEHGHLFDHRWNDHSKRLCYDTVARIPLLMRFPSAISSGEIDESLISSVDLIPTILGLLGYVVSEGLDGIDLSDSIRQGGKTGREALVIVNTPFIDKKGEGPNQPELDKGEERCVVSGDWKLILSTVRKPELYHLPSDSGERQNRWQEMASSETVANLKTHLQAWADKTRDKLAPILLAKI
- a CDS encoding NADP-dependent oxidoreductase; amino-acid sequence: MAEKNIQIRLAARPVGYPKTSDFSIGESPIPEPGEGELLLKTQYLSVDPYMRGRINDRKSYAPNVEIGAVMIGRSVSEVIASNHSEFQPGDIVWADHGWQAYAVSSVQGLRKIDPSLGPISTALGILGMPGLTAYFGLLEVGKPKAGETVVVSAAAGAVGSLVGQIAKIKGCRAIGIAGSDEKVGYAIDGLGFDGAFNYKTTADYRAELQRLCPNGVDVYFDNVGGSITDAVFSLMNMWGRISVCGQISQYNLIEPEMGPRMMGGFIGKRLHMQGFLVGDFADQHAEGLQQMSVWLKEGRLNYREDIVEGLENAPQAFIGMLRGDNIGKRLVKCNGS
- a CDS encoding TIM barrel protein, translated to MLRIAILAPPQASQRWTLMKQCGVEGAVGGITLRPKPDAEPEEQPWSYTSLAKAKAAYEAAGIPLEVIESRPPMEKIKLGLPGRDEEIEVVCELLRNMGKLEIPVWCYAWMPILGVMRTSRSISSRGGAHVSGFDLNALASQGDPAERPIHNIDGVPIAEQEISGGTVTEEQQWANLKYFLERIVPVAEEANVKLALHPDDPPLSPIRGIARIMSNVENYQKLVDLVPSPMNGIGLCQGNFTLMTDDLPSVIRHFGEQKKIHFLHIRDVVGQPDKFEETFHDDGKTDLVECLRAYRDIGFDGVCRPDHYPKMGDDQFGDEQGIARLFAVGYLKGIREAVYAE